A genomic segment from Thamnophis elegans isolate rThaEle1 chromosome 3, rThaEle1.pri, whole genome shotgun sequence encodes:
- the SNRPB2 gene encoding U2 small nuclear ribonucleoprotein B'', whose translation MDIRPNHTLYINNVNDKIKKEELKRSLYALFSQFGHVVDIVALKTMKMRGQAFIIFKELGSATNALRQLQGFPFYGKPMRIQYAKTDSEVISKMRGTFADKEKRKEKKKTKSLEQAANAAKKPNQGANQNSANAQGNASQNQQVPDNPPNHILFLNNLPEETNEMMLSMLFNQFPGFKEVRLVPGRHDISFVEFENEGQAGAARDALQGFKITPSHAMKITYAKK comes from the exons ATGGATATTCGACCAAACCATACACTTTATATCAATAATGTgaatgataaaattaaaaaagaag AACTCAAAAGATCTCTATATGCACTATTTTCTCAATTTGGTCATGTGGTGGATATTGTGGctttaaaaacaatgaagatgAGAGGACAAGCCTTTATTATATTTAAAGAGCTTGGATCAGCTACCAATGCTCTGAGGCAGTTACAAGGGTTCCCATTTTATGGCAAACCAATG cgtATTCAGTATGCAAAAACAGACTCTGAAGTAATTTCTAAAATGCGTGGTACATTTGctgataaagagaaaagaaaagagaaaaagaagaccaAATCCTTGGAACAGGCTGCAaatgctgccaaaaagccaaatcAG ggaGCAAATCAAAATTCAGCAAATGCTCAAGGAAATGCTTCACAGAATCAACAG GTGCCTGATAATCCACCAAACCATATACTTTTCCTCAACAACCTACCAGAAGAGACAAATGAAATGATGTTGTCAATGCTATTTAATCA GTTCCCTGGTTTTAAAGAAGTGCGCCTGGTTCCTGGTAGACATGACATTTCATTTGTGGAATTTGAAAATGAAGGCCAGGCTGGAGCTGCTCGGGATGCCctccaaggatttaaaattaCCCCATCACATGCAATGAAAATTACGTATGCCAAAAAGTGA